A single genomic interval of Saccharothrix saharensis harbors:
- a CDS encoding asparaginase: MAHELVAEVWRGEFLESVHHGSVIALDRSGREALAVGRPHDTTYPRSSNKPIQALAMLRHGLDLDGELLALACASHSGEDFHVDGVRRVLHAHGLTEAALRCTPDLPIGEDALKAHLAAGRGKAPQYMNCSGKHAAMLATCVVNGWSTHDYLEPAHPLQRAVRETLEELAGEPIGAEGVDGCGAPLLGISLTGLARAFSALARAQDGPEQRIARAMNQYPEWVGGTNRDVTKLMRAIPGAVAKDGAEGVYAIGLPTGEAVACKIADGSSRARAVVLVAALRRLGVAAPDELATFPVLGHGRPVGAVRPSPTLVS; this comes from the coding sequence ATGGCACACGAACTGGTCGCCGAGGTCTGGCGGGGCGAGTTCCTGGAGTCCGTGCACCACGGCTCGGTCATCGCCCTCGACCGCTCCGGCCGGGAAGCGCTCGCGGTCGGTCGCCCGCACGACACCACGTACCCGCGCTCGTCGAACAAGCCGATCCAGGCGCTGGCCATGCTGCGCCACGGCCTCGACCTCGACGGCGAGCTGCTGGCCCTGGCCTGCGCCAGCCACTCCGGCGAGGACTTCCACGTCGACGGCGTGCGGCGCGTCCTCCACGCGCACGGCCTGACCGAAGCCGCCCTGCGGTGCACGCCCGACCTGCCGATCGGCGAGGACGCCCTCAAGGCCCACCTCGCCGCAGGCCGGGGCAAGGCGCCGCAGTACATGAACTGCTCGGGCAAGCACGCCGCCATGCTCGCGACCTGCGTGGTCAACGGCTGGTCGACCCACGACTACCTGGAGCCGGCGCACCCGCTCCAGCGGGCCGTCCGCGAAACCCTGGAGGAGCTGGCGGGCGAACCGATCGGCGCGGAGGGCGTCGACGGCTGCGGCGCGCCGTTGCTCGGCATCAGCCTCACCGGCCTGGCCAGGGCGTTCAGCGCGCTGGCCCGCGCGCAGGACGGCCCGGAGCAGCGGATCGCGCGGGCGATGAACCAGTACCCGGAGTGGGTCGGCGGTACGAACCGCGACGTCACGAAGCTGATGCGGGCGATCCCGGGCGCGGTCGCCAAGGACGGCGCGGAGGGCGTCTACGCGATCGGCCTGCCGACCGGCGAAGCCGTCGCGTGCAAGATCGCGGACGGCTCCAGCCGGGCCAGGGCGGTGGTCCTGGTGGCCGCGCTGCGCAGGCTGGGCGTGGCCGCGCCGGACGAGCTGGCCACGTTCCCGGTGCTCGGCCACGGTCGGCCGGTCGGCGCGGTCCGACCGTCACCCACCCTGGTGAGTTGA
- the msrB gene encoding peptide-methionine (R)-S-oxide reductase MsrB produces MEPVVGATPKVVRPESEWREILTPKEYAVLRDAGTEPAWVGEYTDTKTEGVYECRACGAELFRSDTKFDSHCGWPSFFSPLAGDSVILREDRTHGMVRTEVLCATCHSHLGHVFEGEGYDTPTDQRYCINSVSLRLVEGPDGRADRRLEP; encoded by the coding sequence ATGGAACCTGTCGTCGGCGCCACCCCGAAGGTGGTCCGCCCCGAGTCCGAGTGGCGGGAGATCCTGACCCCCAAGGAGTACGCGGTGCTGCGCGACGCCGGCACCGAGCCCGCGTGGGTCGGCGAGTACACCGACACCAAGACCGAGGGCGTCTACGAGTGCCGCGCGTGCGGGGCCGAGTTGTTCCGCAGCGACACGAAGTTCGACTCGCACTGCGGCTGGCCGTCGTTCTTCTCCCCGCTGGCCGGTGACTCGGTGATCCTGCGCGAGGACCGCACCCACGGCATGGTGCGCACGGAGGTGCTGTGCGCCACGTGCCACAGCCACCTGGGGCACGTGTTCGAGGGCGAGGGCTACGACACGCCCACCGATCAGCGCTACTGCATCAACTCGGTGAGCTTGCGCCTGGTCGAGGGCCCGGACGGTCGAGCAGACCGGCGGCTCGAACCCTAA